A window of Variovorax paradoxus EPS genomic DNA:
GCCTTCGCGCTGGATGTCGTACAGCATGTTGAGCGCTGCTTCGTTGGCGCCGCCGTGGGCGGGACCCCAGAGGCAGGCCACGCCGGCCGCGATGGCCGCGAAGGGGTTGGTGCCCGACGAGCCGCACAGGCGCACGGTCGAGGTCGAGGCGTTCTGCTCGTGGTCCGCGTGCAGGATGAAGATGCGGTCGAGCGCGCGCTCGAGCACCGGGTTCACCTTGTACTCCTCGCAGGGCGTGGCAAACATCATGTGCAGGAAGTTGCCCGCATAGCTCAGGTCGTTCTTCGGGTACATGTACGGCTGGCCGATCGTGTACTTGTAGGCCATGGCCACGAGCGTGGGCATCTTCGCGATCAGGCGGATCGCGGCGATCTCGCGGTGCTCGGGATTGTTGATGTCCGTGCTGTCGTGATAGAAGGCCGACAGCGCGCCCACCAGGCCGGTCATGATGGCCATCGGATGGGCATCACGGCGGAAGCCGCGCAGGAAGAACTGCATCTGCTCGTTCACCATCGTGTGGTTCGTCACGAGCTTGGTGAAGTTGGCCTTCTTGGGTGCGTCCGGCAGTTCGCCGTACAGCAGCAGGTGGCAGGTTTCCAGGAAGTCGCAGTTGGTCGCGAGCTGCTCGATCGGGTAGCCGCGGTACAGCAGCTCGCCCTTGTCGCCATCGATGTACGTGATGGCCGACTGGCAGGCGGCGGTCGACATGAAGCCCGGGTCATAGGTGAACATGCCGGTCTGCGCGTACAGCTTGCGGATGTCGATCACGTCGGGGCCGACGGTGCCCTTGTAGATCGGCAGTTCGACGCTGTCGCCGCCGTTGCTGAACGACAGCGTGGCCTTGGTATCGGATGCTTTCATTTCGATTTACTTTCAGAGGAGGATTCAGGACGAAGGAGAGATTGCGGGGCGCTGGGCGCCGTCGGTGCGCATCAATTGCAGCAATGCGACCACCTCGGCACCGGCCCATTCGGGCTCGGGCTCCTTCCTGCGCAGCAAAAGGTCGAGGAGGTCGTTGTCCGACAGGTCCATCAATGTCTCCATCGCTCCCGCCTGACCATTGGTCATGTGGGATTCGTGCCGCTCGAAGAAGCGGGCGATGAACAGGTCGTTTTCGAGCAGGCCGCGCCGGCAACGCCATTTCAGCTTGCTCAGCGCACGTTCGCTGAGCGGCTGCTGGAGTTCGTCGGCGGTTTGCATGGTGATGATTTCTTCTCGAAGAAGGATCAGATGGCGCGACGCACCATCAATTCCTTGATCTTGCCGATGGCCTTGGTGGGGTTCAGGTTCTTCGGGCACACGTCGACGCAGTTCATGATCGTGTGGCAGCGGAACAGGCGGTACGGGTCTTCCAGGTTGTCCAGGCGCTCGGCGGTGGCTTCGTCGCGGCTGTCGGCGATGAAGCGGTAGGCCTGCAGGAGGCCTGCCGGGCCGACGAACTTGTCGGGATTCCACCAGAAGCTCGGGCAGCTCGTGGAGCAGCTCGCGCACAGGATGCATTCGTACAGGCCGTTGAGCTCTTCGCGCTCTTCGGGCGACTGCAGGCGT
This region includes:
- the gltA gene encoding citrate synthase, with the protein product MKASDTKATLSFSNGGDSVELPIYKGTVGPDVIDIRKLYAQTGMFTYDPGFMSTAACQSAITYIDGDKGELLYRGYPIEQLATNCDFLETCHLLLYGELPDAPKKANFTKLVTNHTMVNEQMQFFLRGFRRDAHPMAIMTGLVGALSAFYHDSTDINNPEHREIAAIRLIAKMPTLVAMAYKYTIGQPYMYPKNDLSYAGNFLHMMFATPCEEYKVNPVLERALDRIFILHADHEQNASTSTVRLCGSSGTNPFAAIAAGVACLWGPAHGGANEAALNMLYDIQREGGVEKIGEFIKKVKDKNSNVKLMGFGHRVYKNYDPRAKLMQETCNEVLTELGLEQDPLFKLAKELEKIALEDEYFVSRKLYPNVDFYSGIVQRAIGIPVPLFTAIFALARTVGWIAQLNEMIGDPEYKIGRPRQLFEGSPKRDVKPISAR
- a CDS encoding succinate dehydrogenase assembly factor 2, which encodes MQTADELQQPLSERALSKLKWRCRRGLLENDLFIARFFERHESHMTNGQAGAMETLMDLSDNDLLDLLLRRKEPEPEWAGAEVVALLQLMRTDGAQRPAISPSS